Genomic segment of Panicum virgatum strain AP13 chromosome 9N, P.virgatum_v5, whole genome shotgun sequence:
GGGCCGTATCGGAATCGGATATCACGCCAGATACGTATCAATATGCGTATCGgatgtttgtatttttttttctctttttatgCTGGATACTTATCGGTGGTTCCGTATCCGATACGGGATACGACGCCACACTGCCGTATCGGGGTAACGTAGCGGCCGGCGGGTGGGGGAGGAAAAAGATTATTTTCCCCCAAATCCATCATCTAGCTCTAGGAATTGTTCTGCCAGCGGACCTCCCTACATGGCGAGCAGCAGCAATGGatgcagaggaggaagagggcagAGGGAGGCGTATAGGTGGCGGAGCCGCTCCCCCAGTCCACACCACCCGTATGAATACATCACTCTCCCGGGGGCGACCGCTTCGACATCCTCGAAGGCGACGACAAGCAGGAGTGGGTACAATTCTTCGACGAAGCCGATAGAGCGACCAGGGAGGTCATTGGTATAAACCGCGCCGCCATCCTCGCCAACAGTGGCCACCGCGACGGCTCCGTATACGCCGTGTCCGGTGGATGGCATCAAAGATATCGAATTTCCGACCGTAACGAGAGTGAGTCTTCCTCCTCGATTGGTAGATTCCTTTTTTTTAGGTTCTTTTCTGTTTCTCAAAATAAACCCATATATTGATACTCAGGGGTTAGTTACTTCATCCATTCCTTTTATATAGCTTTTTAGTTAAACGGTAAAATGTACCAaacaaaaggagagagagaagaaaatagTTCGATTAATTCTTATCATTCGATTCATGTTGCATGCGGTctaaaataaaagttgtcaTTCACACTGCTATTGCAATATAAAAGTTAAATTTCCTATTCCTCTTACTGCTTCCCTTAAATTGTATCTAATATTGTTTTATTTGTCTTTCTTGTTTAGCTGGACTGGAACCGATGACCCTCTCTGACCCAAGCAATTGTTGTCCAGATCGAGAAAACTGTTTCATCCATACACCGCGTCCCATGATGCAAATATTTTCAGTGAAATTGGGCAAACTTTTAGAAGAAGATGGCCCGGTTCAGTTATACGGATATATAGCTACCCGTGACCTTCTAGATCCATTAGTAAATTACATAGTTAATCGGAGCAGGGATGATCCTATCATTGTATACCAGGTAAGCATATGTAATAACTCATTGTACTTGTGAACTTTTAAATCctgatatttttatttttcagaaATAAGTGTAGGTGATGGAAACAACACACTGTTCTGGTCTGATCGATGGCTCATGGGCTGCTCAATTGTTGAAATCGCACCTGTGGTTGTTGATGCTGTGCCACTAAAAATTCGCAAGCAACGCACAGTTGCACTTGCACAGGCCTTGCAAAATCAATCTTGGCCCACTGATATTCAAGGAGGCCTCTCGCCGATTGGACTGTTTGAGTATCTCCAGCTGTGGGATATGCTGCTGGACACGACCCTCTCCCAGGATGAGGATGTGCACATCTGGCGATTGGATAGCTCTGGTATTTTCTCCTCTAAATCAGCTTATCGTGCCTTCTTTAATGgagcaattacttttgaacatGGGCGGCGGTTGTGGAAATCATGGGCTCCTGCGAAATGCAAAGTTTTTCTCTGGCTCGCCATTAGGAATCGGTGCTGGACTGCGGATCGTCTGGCGAGGCGTGGCCTGCCACACCCGTCCATGTGTCCGCTCTGTGACCAGGAAGAAGAAAATATCCAACACCTGCTTACTACGTGTGTCTTTTCCCGGGAGTTCTGGTTTAGAATTCTAACGCCTATGGGATTTCAAGGCCGGGTCCCAAGCCGCCATGAGATTTCTTTTGCTGACTGGTGGAGAAAAGCAGTTAAAAAGGTCCCGAAAGAAACTAGGAAAGGCCTGAATTCCACTATTATTTTGGGCGCCTGGGTTATCTGGAAGCATCGCAATGCTTGCGTCTTTGATGGTGCTCGACCTTGCATAAACAGTCTCCTTCGGGCTTTCAGAGATGAGCAACACCTTTGGTGTCTTGCTGGAGCTCGACGCCTGAGAACACTTGGTCATGGTCTGGTTGGCGAGCTGGGTAATCCTTAGCTTGTGGTTTCTAATTTGTAGTAGGTCAGATCTCGCCTCTAGGTGTGTGCGCTATTGGAGTACATCTTGATCATGTATTTTTTCAACCCCTCATGGCTCGGCCCGGAATGAGGTGGTGAAGATTGTAAGGGGCCGGCTCTTCTCTCTTTAATACAATGATACGAAGCTCTCCttcgtattcgagaaaaaagaaataagtgTTTTATGTACAACTTTGATAGTTATACATATATATTGTTAAAAAGGTAGAATTACTATGcattgttgattttttttttgaaaaaaaaatagtcaGATAATATGACATGGTCCCCTGAGTTTGAGTTCAGCATAATGAGACACTCTTGTAGACATTGTTGTCCATTGGATCATTATTCTTTAATGAGTGCTGAAGATGCTACATTACAAAATGTTCTTGCTACGAAAGAATATCTTCATAACTGAAACTTCCTGGAGGTGCACATATTTCGGTCATACATATCCTCTATCTACTTTTCTATGAAGGGTTACAAAATAGAAAATTTGCGAGCAGGCTTGCAAGTCTGGAATAATACGTGATGCCTTGTGAGACTCTTGTAGAATGAGACAAACTCCTTGTAGATTTTGTTGTCCATTGAATCATAAACTATCTGCATTACTACTATATTGCCAGATAATTTGTTCTTTTCCATGAAATATTACTCCCTATATTCTCAAATGTATGATGCTGGCtcattcaaattttgaactaaccAGCGACATAAAAATGGAGCAGTAAATAGTGATTTTGCAGGGTTCCCTTATAGAAATGACTGGCCCAAAAAGAGGTATTGAGATGCAATCTGCCGTGCTAATAGAGTATGACTTGAGGATCAAGAAGGGAGAACATGAAGTTGACGACTTGCAATTGATTGATGGAATATCAGACTTCTCTGAGCTAACTACACCGACATGCAAACCGTTTTTGAATCGAATTGATGGTGCTGGTGGTGCTGTTGACATTACATTAGCAATGCTTTCCGAAGCTGTGGAGGCAACAATACAAGTAGACATAACACAAGTGCATGGCAGTGGTTTCCGTCTACTACTTAGTTCATATGTTGGTGGCttagagagagaagaaattcaTCTTTTTCGTGGTGTTATTAGTGAGGCATGTGGTATGAGAAGGTTTGTGGTCGCTGCAGCGATAGATATACTTGGATGCGTGTGAAGTTCAAGGTCATTGATGGAAGTGGAGGCTCAACAAGTGAAGTTGAACGCCATGCTTCTTTTAAAGCAAGCATGCACGGATGTGCTAGTCAACAAATGGAGCTGGATCAGGCCTCTATTACGGTGAAAGTGACCTGGTCGACTTTGTGAAGTGAGTTTTTCTGGTAACGCAAGATCTTTGTTCTTCCCCCGGAACTGATGAACCTCATCAATGATTATTCTTGCACCAGACCCCATATAACCTCTGTGACTAGCAACGTAACTTCTGCCTATATATTTTGATGTTAGTGTTTGTTTATCTCCATATGTTTGCAAATTGCAAGTGCCAGCAAGGCAAATGAAACTCTTCCAACCTAAAATCTCATTCGATTTAGGGTTTTATTTGATGAATTTTTCTCATTGGCCGTGTCCCTCTATATTAATAGGATGGGGAGGTCTTGTCTTTATAGAAGTCAAAACTCATACAACTCCTCGGATTACAGACCAAAACCGGTCTTGAAATCCAGTTGGATTCATTGGCATTGTTCTTCCCAAAGTCATACTCATCTAGACTCCAAATTAGACTTTATACATATACATTTCGATCATGTCGACGAGATCTATGTAATGGTGTAGATAGGCAATTTGACAAAGTTTACTAAACTATTCTGACCACCTTGATGGACTGGTCAGACCTGTTTGTGCTGCCAGATCGGCTATAAGGCTAAACCCAGTGCCAGATTGGCTACAAGGCTAAACTCAGTCTGACCACTTTGAAAACCGGACGTGTCGGCCTTTACTCGGCGTGTTTTATACACCGTGAGCTATGCACCCTTGAGGGGGCACTGGAGGTTCTGTGCACGACACATGTTCTCCTTCTCTCGGCGtgatatgtttttttttaaaaaaaagtcctTCAAATTATTGCAAATAGAACTCGcagtccattttttttcttcagaaaaCCCTCTCCCCGCCCTCCTTTCCATCGAGCCACGGCTCCTCCTcacgcctccacctcctccctcaCCCCCTGCGGAGGTGGGCCACCATTCTGCCAAGGAGGTGCAGTCGGCGGCGGATactggggaggaggaggcgaggttGGGGCGGTGACTTGTTTTATTTGTGGGTCTTGCTTGTTTTCTTTCagttgaaaaaacaaaaaatttcaacCAATCAGCCTCTCGTCATCTTCCACCTCCCGCCCAGACTATCTCCTACCGCCACTGCCTCCTGCTCGCCCCCGCCCACCTGCTGCCGTCCCCAgcggcgcgcccgccgcgctAAACCGGCTCCGTCGCTCGcccccgcccggccgccgcctaaCCGGTTCCAATCGCCGCCCGCGGCCGGAGGCGTCCCTGCCGCCCCGCCCGTGCCGCTGGCCAACctccctcctttcttcttctaagagcggagctcgtcgggccgcctccgctgccgtgcagcacgccgtcgccgtcgcgccccAAAAATCGGTTGAAACTCAACCGCTTGTAACGAAGCAAATATGTTTATTTATGCGCAACTAAAACGGACGAAACCAGCCACGCGTCAAACCCAGCAAATCTTCAATGAGCATTAACTGACAAGCGGGCACCACAATTTTGAGGGACCCATCTGCCATAGAGAACTATCCTCCTCCGGAAGCACGCAGAGGCAGAAGCACAGAACCCTCCAGTGTCCCTCGCTCTCCAAGGCaattagcggcggcggcggcggcggcggtgggggtggcTATGGACGGCGGAGGCGCAGCGCCGCCCGATGCCGCCAGAAGCACCTCTCCTGCGCCCATGATGGCGGCCGCTCCCGCCGGAATCAGTACGTTTCTCCAACCCTTCTTCCTTCCCCCTTCTCATCAGATCCATGTGTTCCTTTCCTCGTGTCGATTCGCTGGGTATCTTGGAGGGGATGATCTTTTCTGCCTCGTACTTCTCAAATTTGCTTGGCCCCCAGGATCATATATAGCTGAAAgcctgaatttttttaaaagcgCAGCGCATCCGCATTTGCTTTCCTTCCCCTTTTCGTTCTACTGTATTTTTTGTCACTAGAGCTTGCCAGCGCATCGCACTGGAGGATTCCAAAAATCTAAATTAACCTTATTTCTCCCAAACATTTGCAGCACTGATATTTCCTTAGCTGTTGTATGCTTGATTTGGCACAGGGGTGGAGAATTGCTACGTATTCAAGAGCCGCCTTCAAGAGTATGCGCAGAAAGCTGGCCTTCCAACCCCGGAATACCATACCCTCAAAGAGGGCCCTTCCCACGAACCAATCTTCAAGTCCACTGTGGTGGTTAACAACACCAAGTACGACTCTCTGCCCGGATTCTTCAGCCGAAAGGCTGCAGAGCAGTCTGCCGCTGAAGTTGCGCTCATGGAGATAGTTAAGTCCATTCCAGCAACTGAATGCAGAAGCATCCCAGCAGTTGTAAGTTGCTCATGTTCTTAGCTTTCGAGTAATTTTAATCAGTTTGAGTGGTTGGTTAGAGTACTTGATGACAATCACATAAGTTTTTCTTTTCATGACATTTCACCAAGTTTCATATTGTTGGTTCTTTGCTGTTTTCTCTAGTTGTTTGTTTAATATTTTTGAAGCTCCCAGTTATGCTAAGGTATCCCATGAATACATTAGGGAATTTGTGGTAAGGATTCGTGCAAGCTTGTTCTGCCCGTTTATGAATCATAATAGCTCACTGTATGTTTATTAAATTTAAGTACTATGTCCAGAGTTTTTTTCCCCCTTCTAGAATTTGAAGATTCTTTAGTTCTTATTAGGAATCAGGATGACTAAATTAGCATCAGTGGGCATCCCTTCTTGATTGATGTGTTCGCTGATACCTGACTATGCTTTGCAGCAAGAAACTGGCCTGTGCAAGAATCTTCTTCAGGAGTATGCTCAGAAGATGAATTATGCCATTCCATCTTATATTTGCACTAAACAAGCTTCAGGCGTAGCTCCTTTCATATGCACTGTTGAGATCGGTGGCATACAATACATTGGTGCTGCCGCTAGAACAAAGAAGGAGGCAGAGATAAAAGCTGCCCGAACTGCTCTTCTTGCAATCCAGGGTAATTTTCTTATTATTCGACGCATCATGCAAATTTGTTCCTCCTGTTCAGTGCTAGCTTGGATGTTGAGTCATAAATGGATAATGTTTTGTGCAGGTCGATCAGAGGGTTGCACAAATGGTGACACAAAGTACATCGTTGTTCCTGGCCAAAGAGAGGTTAAGGAGGCAGAGAAGAAGCCAACTGAAACTCCAAAGCCACTTAAAGTCAAGAGAGGTGGTCACAAGAAGAAATGGAACAAGAGGAAATTCATGAGGAAGACTGACCAAATATTTGATGTTGAAATTGATGGACCTAGAGTGGCTGGGGATTCTGATGTCCCAATGCAGGTAACAATAGCAGAGGAGCCATTCAGCGATACTATAATCCTGCAACCTGAGGAGCCTATAAGAGTAGGACAGGAGCTTCTTAGAGATACTACAATGCTACAACCTGATGACGAAGCTACAATTGTAAAGCATGGGCCAGCCGGTGAAACTGCAATGCTGCTACACGTGGAGGAAGCTAGAGTAGTAGAACAACAGCTAGCTAGAGATACTGCAATGGTTCAATCTAACAAGGAAGTTGTAGAACCACCCAGCAGCAGTGCAACGCCACAGCCTGGTGAGGAAGCTAGCATAGTAGAACTGTGGGAACCTAGAAGTACAAAACAAGAGTCACTAAGTAATGTTGAAACACTGAAACCTAAGGATGAAGCTAGAACCATAGAGCAGGAATCACTGAGTGGCTATGTAGCATTGCAGTCTAATGGGAGCGCTTTGGATGCACATGAGCCAGGGCCACCAAGTAATACTGCAGTGATGCCACATAAGGAGCAAACAGAAGCCGAGGCCACCTCACatttgtgaactggtgcaacctAACTAGAACCTATTTTTTTCAGAACAGCAAATCTGTCCATGAACAGGAAGCCTGAAATTCAGGAGACGCGTGCATTGCTGGAGACATAGGTCCACAGGAGATATATGATCACGAAATAAATTGTGGGGTTGACTACAGCATAATGAGCATACAATATTAATGATGTATTCACATGCAAAGAAGTGGTATTTCTAGTTTAGAGAGAATTATGGAAAAACAGATGAGACTGTGTGCTGAGGTTGTTAGTTCACATTCGCCATTATAGTATTAGATTGTATTCCTGATATTATGGTTGGGTTTTCCTGTCGAGAGAGGACTATTTAGAAATGAAATGAATTTGGTGTTGCTGGTCCAATCCTCCACTTGAATTCCATGATCTGGTCATTGGATGGCCGTTTCAACATTTGTATTCATTGTTTGAAGCCATAATATCTCATCGTGAATGCCAATAGAAACAGCCATACCTTTTTCTGCATTTGCAAGCATAGTTCACTGACTGCCCAAACAACACTGAGCTAACCAACTTTCAGGAGTATTTGTGTGTGACTATCTGATTTGTACGGCAAAAACCGTGTTTACTATTCACATTCATTGCGTGACTGCGATACAAAATTTTTCTGCCCCTAGCGTGGTTATTCTGTTGCTCAGCACTAACTGTTACCCCAAATTCCCCTATATATATGCAACATTGCTGAATGGCTAGATCTCAACACTGCTGTAAGCTTGCACCTTCTGCACTTTATTCTCAGCCATCATCCTCCTTGTCTCCTCTGCAGACGTCCAGTCTCCATCTCCAGCATAGGCATTCGACAGTGATACGTAGGTGCCATCGCTGCTTGGCGCCATTCTCAGGATCTGCTCTGCTGCAAGCACGCCAAGTTCTTTGTTCCCATGGATCCGGCAGCCATTCATCAGAGACCTCCATACTGCAGGCCATGGCTGAAATGGCATTGCTTCTATGACATCTTTCGCTTCGCTGACGAGCCCTTTTCGCGCCAGGAGATCGACCAGGCAGGAATAGTTGGCCCTTGTCGGATGCACGCCGTGTGCAAACAGCATGGAACTGAACAGCAGCTTTCCCTCCTCGACTTGCCCAAGATGACTGCAAGCTGAGATGACCGCGACGAACGTAGCTGGTGTTGGAGCCAATTGTAGTTCTTCCATCTCTCGGTACAGCCTGAGGACTTGATGGATCAGACCATGGTTGGCATAAGCTGTCAGCACGGTGTTGTACAGTATGGTGTCATTAGTTACCAACGAAACATCAGTGAACACACTTTCAGCAGCAGTAACATCGCCACACTTTGCATACGCATCAACCAAGGCGCTTGCCACACAGAAGTGCTTGCTATACCCTGCCCTGACAACGAGGGAATGGATGCATCTGCATTGCCCTATCAATGCTGCGTTTGCACAAGCGTTCAGGATGGTAGCCAGGATGAACTCATCAGGCTCCTGTGTGCACTCATCTCTGAACAAAGTGAAAAGGTAAAGGGCCTCATCGTTCAGGCCATGCTTCAAGAATGCAGAGATGGTGACTCCCCATGATACCAAATCCATCTTGCCAGTGTCCTCGATGACTTTCAGTGAACCATGAACTGAACCAAGGGTTGCCTTTACTTTGATTAGTGAAGTCGAGACGAACTGACATGAAGCAAACCCATGTTTCAGAATACATGCGTGGATCTGCTCATGGTTTCTTGAGTCGTGAGCTTGTTGGAATGCAGACAAAACAGCTGGATAGGTGAACTCATCTGGTTTTGATCCAAAGCAGAGCAAGCTGCGGAAGAGCTTCATTACATCTTCAGAACTACTGTGCAGACCATAACCTGCAATCATCTCGTTCCATGTCATAATATTTCTGACACTGAGATTACTGAAGAAGCCATAAGCAGAGTGGAGCAGACCACATCTAGACAGCATGTTGATGACCGCATTCGCTACAAGTAGTTTCTCAGAGTAGCCATGACGATAGGCAAGTCCAAAGATCTGAAGACCAAGGGAGGTGTTCTCCTTAGCACCACAGAGCCTCAGCATGACAGATAATGTAACTTGGTTAGGTTTACAACCATATAGTGACATGTCGACAAAGCAGTCTGTAGCTGCCTTCACTTCCTCATCATTGGCAAGACCGGAAATTACCGTGTTCCAGGAGACAGTGTCCTTTTGCCGAATCTTACCAAAGATAGCTATGGCCATGTCCTGCTGTCCTGCTCTGAAGTACATATCAACAAGCGCGTTCATCACTGAAGTACTGGATTCGAACCTGTTGTGGATGACAAGACCATGTAGCTGCCGCCCAAAATTCAACTCGCTGTTGATCGAAGAAGCCTTTACAGCTGAAATATTGGTGAAAACATCAGGCGTTATTCCACAGCGATGCAGCTGAACCACTGTCCTCATCGCATCACATGCGTATCCATTCGAGATATAAGCCTCCAACATTGCGTTCCAGCATGCCAGGTCTCTGAAAACAATGCCTGCAAACACGTGCTCCGCAGCAGCAGTACGCCCATGCCTGGCATACATTAGCATCAACGAGCTTCCCACATAAGGATTGGCATCCAGGCCAGCTTTGACAGCGAGGCCGTGAACGGAAAGGCCGAGCCTGGCATTGGCCACCGCTGACTGGCAACAAGGAGCGCGCATGCGAGAGCGAACTCGTTGGGGCAGAGGCCGTTGCCGAGCATGGAGACAAACAGCTGGAGGCCCAGGTCAGGCGCGGCGTTGCGCACGGAGCCGGACACCATGGCGGTCCAGGAGACGAGGTTCCGGTGcggcatttcgtcgaacacgcggagcgcgccggcgaggtggccgCGCCTCTTGTAGAAGATGAGGAGGTGGTTCGTGGTGAAGGTGTCGGCGGACACGCCGAGCTTTATGCACTGTGCGTGGAGCCCTGAGCCCGTGGCGAGGGATGATGGAGAGGTGAAGGAAGACGAGGAGTAGGCGATGGAGGAGAGGGCATGGGCGATGGCGAAGGGGTCCCTCTCCCTGGTGGGAGTGGGAGTGGGAGTGGGAGTGGAgccggcgagggtggagagCATGTTTGCGCTGCGGGCAATGCCTGCGGGGATGGAGAGCGCATGAGCGATGGCAATGGCAAATCGAgatgggcggcgccgcggcgtaggggcgaagccagcatcagcatcaggagatggcggcggcgacggcaaaaCTTGGATTCGGTTCCGGATGTCCCAGGTGCCCTACCTCTCACGTATCAATCCACTGTACCTGTAAATTCATTGCACTACTAATACTGTAATCCGCAGTCAATATTCTGATTTTGAACTGGAATAACCTGTAAATTGTACTTGATTTGTGATTTCTACTTCAAGCTGAAAAACTTACGAGAAATGCTAGTGATTCTGCTGCGTTTGCAAGATTCACAGTTCACACTGTATCTAATACCGAGTAAGGATAAGGGTTAAAGTTGTACGAATAACTCAACAATGCTCTGCTCCTgtgtttttttaatgaaaaagaGTACACAAAATCAGCTTCAGTATTAATGAGAAAGTTCAGGTCAAACCACGACTGCCATAGTTTCCTCTAAAAtttatcagaaaaaaaaaatgtagaaaatgGTGCAAACAATGGAGCGAGAAATTAGAAAGCTCCATTATTTTATTCCCTCGTCAAATCAAATGGACAAAGTCAGCTTGTATTTCTCCGGATGAAACGTACTCCAAATCGTACGTACCCAAGATTGACGTTGACCTGACCCCAGTTTGCTGGATCGCGCCCTTCACAAGCCGTTCCTTCTTGGCAGTACCACTTCTTGCAAGTCTCCGGCTCAGCCGTCGCTTCTTGCCACGAAGCCGCCATGCTTCTCGCCGGCGATGACAATGCCCCGGCCACACCGGACCACCACGCCCCTGCCCTCCCCAGCTACCgagcctccacgccgccgctctCCGAGCACCTCCTCCCCGGCGACAGGCCACAACAGCGCGCGCACTGGCTCGGGCAGCTCCCCACCTTCTGTCGCCCAAAATCTGCCGACGACGACGCGTCGTCCGCCGTCGACCGGGGCTCCCTCCGCCGTGCGTGCAAGGAATGGCTCGAGAACCCATGAACATC
This window contains:
- the LOC120690403 gene encoding double-stranded RNA-binding protein 8-like; translation: MDGGGAAPPDAARSTSPAPMMAAAPAGIRVENCYVFKSRLQEYAQKAGLPTPEYHTLKEGPSHEPIFKSTVVVNNTKYDSLPGFFSRKAAEQSAAEVALMEIVKSIPATECRSIPAVQETGLCKNLLQEYAQKMNYAIPSYICTKQASGVAPFICTVEIGGIQYIGAAARTKKEAEIKAARTALLAIQGRSEGCTNGDTKYIVVPGQREVKEAEKKPTETPKPLKVKRGGHKKKWNKRKFMRKTDQIFDVEIDGPRVAGDSDVPMQVTIAEEPFSDTIILQPEEPIRVGQELLRDTTMLQPDDEATIVKHGPAGETAMLLHVEEARVVEQQLARDTAMVQSNKEVVEPPSSSATPQPGEEASIVELWEPRSTKQESLSNVETLKPKDEARTIEQESLSGYVALQSNGSALDAHEPGPPSNTAVMPHKEQTEAEATSHL